TTTAAATTTGATCCGTCCCAACTTCCGATCTATGAGTTTGCACTCACATCACCTTCCTTGTCATTGCCAGAGTTGCGGCTATTCGCGGATGAGGAGTTGGGGCGGGAACTGGCAATCGTACCTGGGGTTGCAGGTGTTGACGTGGTTGGTGGGGTAAAGGAAGAAGTAAAGGTGAATCTCGATCTGCCACGATTACAGTCAGCAGGTGTCAGCGTTAATGATGTTTTGAACGCATTGCGCGATCGCAATATTGATGTTTCGGGTGGGCGGTTACGCAATGGTGCAGTGGAGCCACTGACTCGGGCGATCGGTAAGTTTAAAAATGCTAAAGAACTAGAAAATTTATCCTTTGTTGTCAGTAATCCTACAGCTACGACCCCGCCTAGGCAAGTCTATTTGCGAGACTTTGCGGAAATCATTGATAGTACTGAAGAACAGAGGGTTTTCACTACTTTAAATGGACAGGAAGCGGTGCGGCTACTAGTAACTAAGCAACCCGACGCAAATACGATTGAGGTCGTTGATCGCGTCAAGGAAAAGATTGCCACACTTCAGGAAAATGGCTTGATTCCCAGTGATGCTGAACTAACAGCCACCATTGATGAGTCAAGACTGATCAGGGCTTCGGTCACCAACGTGGCTTGGTCGGGGATTATTGGAGCGGGCTTAGCAGCGATCGCGGTATTTTTATTTCTAGGATCGTTACGCCAGACATTAATTATTTCTCTTGCAATTCCCTTAGCGACCCTTGCGGCGGTCATCTGTATGGGTATTTTTGGTTTCTCTCTGAACCTATTCAGTTTAGGAGGACTCGCTCTCGGCGTGGGTATTGTCGTGGATAACTCGATTGTGATGTTAGAGAACATTACCGTCGGCATTGCCAAAATCCGCAAGCGTAATGGTGGTGAAGTTGGTTTTGACGAAATTATTGACCAATCACAGGCGAATAGTACAGAAATTGAATCAGCCCTAATTGCTTCTACTAGCACCAACCTTGTCGTAATTTTCCCATTCTTACTGTTAGGTGGATTTCTCTCTCTACTATTCAATGAACTAATTCTTACCATTAGCTTTGCCGTAGGTGCTTCGATTGTGATTGCGGTAACTGTTGTACCAATGCTAGCTTCGCGACTATTAGCAATCCCTTGGTCGAGTCGTTTAAATGAATCTTGGTTTATGCGCGGATTTGAGCGTCGTTTTGCGGCAGCTACTCTGGGCTATGCAGGATTTTTAGCAAGGATTGTCCATTATCGTCTCTTGGTTGTAATTGCATTGTTTGCGATCCTTGGCGGTGGCGGCTTTTTGATGGCGCGACAACTTCCCCAAGAAATCATCCCTCAAGTTAAAACAGGTGATGTCAGTGTCAATGCTCAATTTCCAGCAGGGACAACCCTTGCCCAGAACATTAAGGTGATGGAGCTAGTTGATGAGATTTTGCTCAAGCAACCTGAAACAGCCTACTCATTCGCAACTATTGGTGGTGGTTCATTTGGCAATAACGTTACTGCTAATCCTTTGCGTAGTGGAAGCACAGTTACACTTAAGCCAAAAGCTAACCTGACTGGCTTTGTGCGTAACGTTAATCGAGAAATTGCCAAACTCAATCTCGCAGGCATAAGAGTACGGGTTAATCCTGGGCAAGTGCGCGGGATTATCGTCAACAATTCCCCTGTACCCAGAACGGATATTGATGTCGTTTTGCAAGGTAGTAATCCAGATATATTGACGCAAGCAGGTTTAGAAGTTCTAGGAGCCTTAGAGAAGTCAGTCAAAGGCGCAACCTTCCGTCCTGATACCGATGCTCGTCAGCCTGAAGTCCAAATTGTTCCTGATTGGGAACGTCTGCAAGCATTAGGACTATCCACCCAAGCGATCGGTTCCATTCTGCAAACTGCAATTACAGGTTCAGTCCCAACGCAATTACAACGCGGCGATCGCCTTGTCGATGTGCGGGTACAGCTTGATCCTGAGTTACGCAAAAACTCTTCGCAATTGCAGCAAGTCCCTTTGTTTGTCAGCAATAATCGTCCAGTCCGCCTCGCTGATGTGGCAACTTTGCGGGAAGGTCGCGCCCCAGGAGAGATTCAACGAATTAACCAACGTCAGGTTTACCTAGTTCTCGGTAGTGTGGAGCGCGGCGCAAGTCTGAGTGACGCTCTCAAACAAACTGAACAGGCGATCGCGGAAATTAAGTTGCCCGATGGTGTCACCGTATTACCTAGTTCTGCCAAAGCTGCTAATGAAAATTTATCAAAATCCTTTGGAGTATTAGGATTACTTGCCTCATTCCTCGTATTTGTGGTGATGGCAGTACAGTACAACTCATTGCTCGATCCACTTGTGATCATGCTGACAATTCCCCTTGCACTGGCTGGCGGTGTTGTGGGTCTATACGTGACCAATAGCTCGATCAATGTGATGGTAGTCATCGGCGTAATCTTGCTGATCGGGATTGTGGTTAACAATGCGATCGTCCTAGTTGAATTGGCGAACCAAATCCGTGAAGAGGAAAAATGTAGTCGGATTCAAGCCATGTTAAAAGCTGCACCTACACGCCTCCGCCCGATCCTGATGACTACGATTACAACTGTAGTTGGTGCATTTCCGCTAGCTCTAGGGGGTGGCGATGGCGGCGAGTTTTTGCAACCTCTAGGAATTGTGATTTTCTCAGGTTTAGCCCTTGCCACAGTGCTGACCTTATTTCTAATTCCTTGCTCCTATGTGCTTTTGCATGAGTTTAGCTGGGCAAAAGTGAGTAAGTTAGTACCAATTAAGACCTCATCAAGAGATTAATTCAACGTCAGTTCGACAAAAGATGAGATTGGGGCTTGGTCTCCAAGCCCTCTTTCTAACTTAACGCCAGTTCGATATTGCCATTTGCGTCGTGCTTCGCACGACGCAAATGGCAATATCGAACTCACTATATCTTGCATTGCTATGTGACTTCAGTCATAACAATAGCAAAGCAGAAAATGGATAAGTCATTTTCTGCTTTGCTTATGAAGTTGCGATTGAAGGCGATCGCAGTTCTAATCCCAAAACTTGCGTATGCTCACCCCTTGCTTGAGTTACCCCAATAGTTCGTTCTGAGGCTTCGATCATTGGGCGGCGCAGACTGACCACGATAAATTGGGCGAGGTTAGCTTGCTTCCGTACCATCTTCGATAGACGTTCCACATTCGAGCCATCGAGGAACATATCTACCTCATCAAAGGCATAGAAGGGGGACGGGCGATAGCGTTGCAAAGCGAAGATAAAGCTGAGGGCAGTGAGAGACTTTTCGCCTCCAGACATAGATGCAAGATGCTGAACTTGTTTGCCTTTGGGATGAGCAACGAGAGTCAGCCCACCACTCAGAGGCGCATTGGGATTTTCTAGTTGCAGATAGCCATCACCGTCGGAAAGTTCGGCAAAGATCTCTTTGAAATGACCATTGACAGCATCAAAGGCTTGCATGAAAGCGCGTTGACGTAAAGTTGTGAAGTTCTCAATTCTGATTAAAAGTTCAGTACGTTCTTGATTAAGGGTTTCCAGACGGTTACTAAGTTCCTCAAGGCGTTGGGATGTCGCTTCGTATTCAGAGATCGCCATCATATTGACTGGCTCCATGGACTGAATGCGCTTGAGCAATCGACGTTGCTCTAGTTGTAACTGTTCGAGAGTCATGGTTTCAGGAACTTCAGGAACAATGTCAGGAAGTTCTATTTGATCGAGTTGTTCCGTGAATTGAACAATTTGCTGTTCGAGTTCAGTTTGACGTTCGCGATTTTTTTGGAGTTGCCATTGCTGCTGTTGTTGTTGTTGTTGCTGAGTACGCAGCGATCGCTCACAGGCATCACGTTCTTGTTTGGCGGAGCCAATGGTTTGTTCGAGAACTTCCAAGCGAGATTGATAGGAGGCGATCGCTGCTTCAGTTTGTTTGATTTGATGCTGAATTTGTGAAGTGCTATTAATTAGTTCGGCTTGGGTGCTGCGTAATTCTTGGAGACGAGTTTGACGTTGCGCCATTTTCTCCAATGCTAATTTATGCTGATTTTCTAATTCTCCTAGCTGTTGCTTGGCTGTCCGCAGTTCAATTTCCGCACTATTGAGCAGAGCTTCTTGACCTTGTAGAGCATCTTGAGCTTGGAGCCAACGGGTATGGGTTCCCGATTTTTCGAGTTCCGTAAGTTCGGCACGCTTGACTAAAAGTTTTGCTTCTAGTTCAGCAATATTGCCATCAAGGGTACTTAATTGGGACTGTCCAATTTCAATGGCGGCGCGGGTTTTTTGAATTTGATCTTGTAAGCGAGAGCGATCGCGACTGTTGCGTTCGATTTGTTCGTAGATGCGATCGCGTTGGAGTTGGGCTTCGCGATGAGTCGTCCTTGCTGCTTGCAATTGCTCTTCATATTTAGCAATTCCCGTTAATGCACCACGCAAACGTTGGTTCAGTCGCGCTAACATCTGATCGATTTCCAACAGGCGATCGCGTAGTTGCTTTGTTTCCGAAGATTCCGCAGGTTTAGTATTGCCAAAATGAAGACTGGTATGTAGGGGAGCGCTACCACCTGTCATCGCGCCTGATGTTTCCAGAATTTCTCCTTCTAATGTCACCATACGGTATTTACCGATATGAAATCGCGCTTGGTCAAGATGCTCAAATACAAGGGTATTCCCAAATACGAAGGAGAATACATCTTGATAGCGATCTTCGTAGGTGACCAGATTGAAGGCGTAGTCGATCGCCCCTAGCTTTTGTGCTTCAGTACGCGAAGGAAACCTAGCGGATTGTAATTTGTTTAGAGGTAAGAAGGTAGCTCGACCTGCGCGTTCGCGTTTAAGCAGTGCGATCGCCTCGGCAGCAACCGCATCATTTTCAACCACCAAGTTTCCTAAGCGTCCACCTGCACAGATTTCTAGAGCCAATTGATAGCGAGGTTCCACCAGTCCCAACTGAGCGACTAATCCATATACCCCCGACAGATCCGCTTCGATTACTACCTGTGAAGCTTTTGTTCCCTGTACTTCGCGGCTAGCCTGTACTTGAGCCTCCAATTTATCAAGTTGGCGAGTTTTGACGCGCTGTTCTTGAGTAATTCGGTCAATAGTCTCATTTTGAAGTTGTACTTCTAATTGAGCCTCGGCAAGATTTTTGGCTAGAGTCTGTACTAAAGTCTCGGCTCCACTTACTTCTACTTCTTGCAGGCGTAGAGCATCTTCAAGGGACTGGTTGGACAACATGTCAACTGCATAGCGACCTTCGCCAGCCATGACTTCTTGCAGTTCACGCTCCTGTGATTCCAATTGAATAGAGCGTTGGTTAAGAACTTCTCGAAGTCGAGTTTGCTCTTGCTTTTGGGGATCGAGTTCTGCTTGGGCTTGATCGACATCCTGACGCAATTGTGTTTGTTGGCGCACCCATTCCGATGAAGCCGAGGCGATCGCTTGAACTTCCTTGCGATATTGTGAAACAATCGATGACTGTTGATCACGGGATTTTTCGGTAGTAATTACCGATTCTTCTTTAAATTGCTTTTGTGATTCTAGTTCTTCAGCTTCACGCAAGAGTCGATCAATTTCCTCTTGGGTGCTGACAATATGGTTTTGATTGTTTTGATAGGAGCTAGTCAGAGATTGCTGCTGACGTTGTAAACCGCGTAGTTCCGCCTGTTGTGCCGATAAGTTACTAGAAACCGAGAGGTATTCTTCTTCACCGAGAGTATGGACGCGATCGCTTAATTCATTAAGTTGGACAGTGCCTGTCTCAATCACCTGCGATAGTTCGGCTAGAGACTTTTCTAAATTGCTGCATTGTTCCTTATTATTAACCAGTTCAACATTGCGAAGCGATTGCTGATAGAGGATCTCACGCTGTTGAAGAACTGCCTCCGAAGCTTCCATCCGTTCGTATTCTAGTCGTAGCGCCTTATATTTTTCAGCTTTAACGCGATCGCCTTTTAGTTTCTCTTTATTGGCAATTAGTTCTTGCTCAACTATCCGAAATCGCTCTTCCTGAGCTTTGACATCATCCAACTTATCTTTGGCGGTAGCAATTTTGCGATCAAATTCACCCACTCCTGCTAATTCGTCAATAATTTCTCGACGCTCTCGTGAATTCATCGAGATAATGCCCGTTACATCCCCCTGTAAAACAACGTTATAACCTTCAGGATAAATACGGAATTTAGCTAATTGTTCATGTAACTCACTTAAATTACAAGGAGTTCCATTGATGTAATAAGTAGAAGTGTAAGTCCCCTGACTAGTAACCCGTAACTTTCGCATCACCGTCCATTCACCCACAGACTGCCCCTCTGCTGTAGGTATTTCTACGCCTTCAGCCTGTAAAGCCGTCACTTCAGCCTCTTCAAGAGCAAAGGTAACCGTAACGATCGCCTCGACCATTCGACCTTTTTTACTATGGGCTTGGTTTACTAAGTCTGGTAAGCGATCGGCTCGCATCCCCTTTGAACCTGCAAGTCCTAGCGCAAACAGCAATGCATCAAGAATATTTGACTTACCCGAACCATTGGGACCTGAAACAACCGTAAACCCAGTCATCAATGGGATGGACACAGTTGAGCCAAAGGACTTAAATCTGGTGAGTTCTACATTTTTAATGTACATATGCAATATACGCGATAGTGATATGCGAGTTTTGGTCTGAAAGAAAGTGCCAATACGTTATCACAACTTGGCAAAAATGGCATAGATATTCTCAAAACCCAAAAGAGTAATGACAACGCTTCGCGTTGTCATTACTCTTTTGGGTTTTGAGATGCTTTAGCTCTGACGATTAATTTCTTGTAATAACCATTCGTCAACTGGCTGACCATCTTTACGAGTAAGTTCTATTTCTATGATTACTGGAAAATTGGAGCCGACGGGAGCCATTTTTTGATGGAAGCGAATTACATAATCCTTAGAATTATGATTGCGCTCTTTGAGCCAGTCTTGAACTTTTAGTTCTGCAAATAATGATTGACCTTGCTCAAACATTCTTGCAACTTGCATTCTGATTGTAAAAGGATTGACTTGTGGCATAAAATTCTCCATCCATCCATAACAGGCGATACTTTAATGAAGTGTGGCGCGGAGCGCCGCACTTCATTACTTATTTTTTTAATACCAGATAATACAACTCACCGTCACCCTTGATCAGTCCAGCCCTTTGTTTAGCCCGATCGCCAGTACCCATAAAAATATCCACACGCCCCGCTCCCCGAATTGCGCCGCCAGTATCTTGATCAAGGACAAAGCGCTGTACTTGTCGGAGTTCAAGTTTGCCAGTGGCGGGATTTTCAAAGGGAATTTCGGTACGGATCAAGGCAATACCTCCAGAGGGGAAAATCTTTTTGTCGGTGGCAATTGATCGCTCGGTAATGACGGGCGTTCCTATACTGCCAGTTGCTGGTCTGCCATTGGTCTCGCGAAAAAAGACAAAACTAGGATTGCGATTTAGGTACATGACTAAATCTTGGGGATTTTTTTGGAAATATTCGAGCATGGTTTGTAAAGTCACATCTTCGAGACGCATTTTGCCATCACGGACTAGCTCAGCCCCAACAGAGCGATAGGGTTGATTAGTTTTACCCGCATAGCCCACGGTCAATAGGTTGCCATCGGGTAATTCAAATCTCGCCGATCCTTGCACATGTACTAAGAAAGCCTGAAAGCGATCGCTTAACCATGCTATTTCCAATCCTGCTAACCGCTTACTACCTTCGAGCATGGCGCGGGTGGGATGGGGCGATCGCCATTGAGCAAAGTCAGCAGGCAGACGATAAAGAGGATATTTAAACTCCTCAGTGCGAGTACGACTCGCCTTGTAAACTGCTTCGTAATAGCCCGTAAACTGTACGCTGCCTTTGCCATCACGTCCAACAGACTGATAGAGATCAAATTCACGATTCACGGCTTGCTGTAAATCTTTAGCAGTGCGAGATACCTGCACGAGGCGGCGAAATCTCACCAAACTACGCTCCATCAGATCTTGACTAATTCCTGCCACAGGATAACGTTTAGCAGCCGATGGAGTACGAATATATTGAATGCTGTGATCGATCGCTTGCAACAGATTTTGGCGATCGCTTTCTAAAAGATCGTCCGTAATATCAAGGGTAAGCGGATTAACCGCCCGTGGAGACATCGGCACTATGGCTTGGGCAAGTTTCAGCTCGGCTGCTTCGGCAGGGCTTTGAAAATGGGCTTGCATATAGCAAGGTGGCACGGCACAGATCAGCCCGACCCAAGTTGCAAATAAGATATCCCCACCCCGATATAAGGTCGATCTCCAAGACCTCTGCTTTGGCGATCGCTTGGTCTTGCCTAATTGGTCATATTTATTTTTGCCGAAACTATGAGAACCAATCACCCTTAAAAACTCCTCATTAAATAGTCTTTGCTAATCAACAATCCAAAACCCGAATATTAAATGAGCGTAAAGCACTCATTTAATATTCGGGTTTTATTTGACTTGCTCATCATACTTGACGTTAATACTAGCCTTTTGTTCATACAAACGATTGAGCCAACTGGGATCAATGTTGAAGTGATAGCACATTTTTAGCAACTGATTGAGCATAGCATGACGATATATTCCCCTCTGGTGAAATCGTCTTGCTGAGGTAATCACCTTACCTTGAGCCATTACAGGCTTCGAGAATTTGCTGAGGCGATCACTTAACACCGTGTCCTCAAAAATATCTAGATCAGGGACATTTCCAATTTCAGCTAAAACTCGACGATTAATAAATGGGCAATGATCGAGATAGACAATCCCTTTTTGCTTAACACGCACATGATTAGAGTACCAAGACGTAAAATGCAGTAACCAATGGGAAAAATCAAAACTATGACAAAATGCACCCCAATCACCACCAGAGCCTAAACTCTGCTCAATTAGTTGTATAGCTATACTTTCTGGCAAAAGTGTTGCAGGATGATGTAACAAAATAATATCCCCTGTACTGACAGCAATCCCCTCATTTAGTCTTTGGGCGCGGTTGTTGGCAAGCGATCGCACAACTTGGATTTCAGGCGATCGGGCTGCATAATTTTCTAAAATTAGCTCAGTTCCATCATTACTGGCACTGACCACTGCAATAATTTCTTTTTCACAATTTGGGGGAACTAATTGATTAACTAAGTTGTCGAGAATTCGGTCTAAATACCCATGCCGAATTTCATTGAGACAAGGCAGAATTATGGACAAGCGCATATAGTTTATATAGCAAATCTCAAACTAATTAAGTACGAGATTATTCTGTCGCCAAAAACGGGGAATAATCTTATATATAGTGATCACTATAGCAATCCTAAATAGGTTGTGAGAGAGCGCCCCGAAGGGGCGCTCTCTCACAACCCTCAAAATCTTACAACTCATTTAGGAGTGCTATATATATGATAACAACAACGTTAAATAGATGTTTATTATGACAAATCAAAACTTAATGCAAACCGAATCGATTGAGCAATCTGAAGATTCTCAACAGGTTGGTAATGCCTCTATTCTCATCGTTGACGATACTATTTATAATATCCAACTTTTATCGTTGATGTTAATTAGACAAGGCTATAAAGTACAACAAGCTACTAGTGGGTTAGAAGCATTAGATAAAGTTAATGAACAATTACCTGACATAATTTTACTAGATATTCGGATGCCAGACTTAAATGGCT
This genomic stretch from Pseudanabaena galeata CCNP1313 harbors:
- a CDS encoding glycosyltransferase, which codes for MRLSIILPCLNEIRHGYLDRILDNLVNQLVPPNCEKEIIAVVSASNDGTELILENYAARSPEIQVVRSLANNRAQRLNEGIAVSTGDIILLHHPATLLPESIAIQLIEQSLGSGGDWGAFCHSFDFSHWLLHFTSWYSNHVRVKQKGIVYLDHCPFINRRVLAEIGNVPDLDIFEDTVLSDRLSKFSKPVMAQGKVITSARRFHQRGIYRHAMLNQLLKMCYHFNIDPSWLNRLYEQKASINVKYDEQVK
- the mltA gene encoding murein transglycosylase A translates to MQAHFQSPAEAAELKLAQAIVPMSPRAVNPLTLDITDDLLESDRQNLLQAIDHSIQYIRTPSAAKRYPVAGISQDLMERSLVRFRRLVQVSRTAKDLQQAVNREFDLYQSVGRDGKGSVQFTGYYEAVYKASRTRTEEFKYPLYRLPADFAQWRSPHPTRAMLEGSKRLAGLEIAWLSDRFQAFLVHVQGSARFELPDGNLLTVGYAGKTNQPYRSVGAELVRDGKMRLEDVTLQTMLEYFQKNPQDLVMYLNRNPSFVFFRETNGRPATGSIGTPVITERSIATDKKIFPSGGIALIRTEIPFENPATGKLELRQVQRFVLDQDTGGAIRGAGRVDIFMGTGDRAKQRAGLIKGDGELYYLVLKK
- the smc gene encoding chromosome segregation protein SMC, producing the protein MYIKNVELTRFKSFGSTVSIPLMTGFTVVSGPNGSGKSNILDALLFALGLAGSKGMRADRLPDLVNQAHSKKGRMVEAIVTVTFALEEAEVTALQAEGVEIPTAEGQSVGEWTVMRKLRVTSQGTYTSTYYINGTPCNLSELHEQLAKFRIYPEGYNVVLQGDVTGIISMNSRERREIIDELAGVGEFDRKIATAKDKLDDVKAQEERFRIVEQELIANKEKLKGDRVKAEKYKALRLEYERMEASEAVLQQREILYQQSLRNVELVNNKEQCSNLEKSLAELSQVIETGTVQLNELSDRVHTLGEEEYLSVSSNLSAQQAELRGLQRQQQSLTSSYQNNQNHIVSTQEEIDRLLREAEELESQKQFKEESVITTEKSRDQQSSIVSQYRKEVQAIASASSEWVRQQTQLRQDVDQAQAELDPQKQEQTRLREVLNQRSIQLESQERELQEVMAGEGRYAVDMLSNQSLEDALRLQEVEVSGAETLVQTLAKNLAEAQLEVQLQNETIDRITQEQRVKTRQLDKLEAQVQASREVQGTKASQVVIEADLSGVYGLVAQLGLVEPRYQLALEICAGGRLGNLVVENDAVAAEAIALLKRERAGRATFLPLNKLQSARFPSRTEAQKLGAIDYAFNLVTYEDRYQDVFSFVFGNTLVFEHLDQARFHIGKYRMVTLEGEILETSGAMTGGSAPLHTSLHFGNTKPAESSETKQLRDRLLEIDQMLARLNQRLRGALTGIAKYEEQLQAARTTHREAQLQRDRIYEQIERNSRDRSRLQDQIQKTRAAIEIGQSQLSTLDGNIAELEAKLLVKRAELTELEKSGTHTRWLQAQDALQGQEALLNSAEIELRTAKQQLGELENQHKLALEKMAQRQTRLQELRSTQAELINSTSQIQHQIKQTEAAIASYQSRLEVLEQTIGSAKQERDACERSLRTQQQQQQQQQWQLQKNRERQTELEQQIVQFTEQLDQIELPDIVPEVPETMTLEQLQLEQRRLLKRIQSMEPVNMMAISEYEATSQRLEELSNRLETLNQERTELLIRIENFTTLRQRAFMQAFDAVNGHFKEIFAELSDGDGYLQLENPNAPLSGGLTLVAHPKGKQVQHLASMSGGEKSLTALSFIFALQRYRPSPFYAFDEVDMFLDGSNVERLSKMVRKQANLAQFIVVSLRRPMIEASERTIGVTQARGEHTQVLGLELRSPSIATS
- a CDS encoding efflux RND transporter permease subunit, translated to MSNQNSSSPKPTGFSISATAIRRHIGTLMLTIAIFVMGAFYVTRLQVDLLPSIVYPRIGVQIDVPGVSPEVAITEVTKPLEESLALTEGVNQLFSRTREGQVRVDLFFEAGSDVDQALNDAVASFNRGRSRLPDVVENERIFKFDPSQLPIYEFALTSPSLSLPELRLFADEELGRELAIVPGVAGVDVVGGVKEEVKVNLDLPRLQSAGVSVNDVLNALRDRNIDVSGGRLRNGAVEPLTRAIGKFKNAKELENLSFVVSNPTATTPPRQVYLRDFAEIIDSTEEQRVFTTLNGQEAVRLLVTKQPDANTIEVVDRVKEKIATLQENGLIPSDAELTATIDESRLIRASVTNVAWSGIIGAGLAAIAVFLFLGSLRQTLIISLAIPLATLAAVICMGIFGFSLNLFSLGGLALGVGIVVDNSIVMLENITVGIAKIRKRNGGEVGFDEIIDQSQANSTEIESALIASTSTNLVVIFPFLLLGGFLSLLFNELILTISFAVGASIVIAVTVVPMLASRLLAIPWSSRLNESWFMRGFERRFAAATLGYAGFLARIVHYRLLVVIALFAILGGGGFLMARQLPQEIIPQVKTGDVSVNAQFPAGTTLAQNIKVMELVDEILLKQPETAYSFATIGGGSFGNNVTANPLRSGSTVTLKPKANLTGFVRNVNREIAKLNLAGIRVRVNPGQVRGIIVNNSPVPRTDIDVVLQGSNPDILTQAGLEVLGALEKSVKGATFRPDTDARQPEVQIVPDWERLQALGLSTQAIGSILQTAITGSVPTQLQRGDRLVDVRVQLDPELRKNSSQLQQVPLFVSNNRPVRLADVATLREGRAPGEIQRINQRQVYLVLGSVERGASLSDALKQTEQAIAEIKLPDGVTVLPSSAKAANENLSKSFGVLGLLASFLVFVVMAVQYNSLLDPLVIMLTIPLALAGGVVGLYVTNSSINVMVVIGVILLIGIVVNNAIVLVELANQIREEEKCSRIQAMLKAAPTRLRPILMTTITTVVGAFPLALGGGDGGEFLQPLGIVIFSGLALATVLTLFLIPCSYVLLHEFSWAKVSKLVPIKTSSRD